One genomic window of Azospirillum sp. TSH58 includes the following:
- the rpoH gene encoding RNA polymerase sigma factor RpoH, whose translation MATISSVPVISSESNLSRYLQEIRKFPMLAAEEEYMLAKRWQEIEDSDAAHKLVTSHLRLVAKIAMGYRGYGLPLSELISEGNVGMMQAVKRFDPDRGFRLATYAMWWIRAAIQEYILHSWSLVKMGTTAAQKKLFFNLRRLKGQMQAIEEGDMSPEQVRHIATTLDVPEQDVVNMNRRLGAPDHSLNAPLRADSEGEWQDWLVDETANQEISLAESEELGKRRKLLTAAMENLNERERDILVERRLRDNPTTLEDLSQKYGISRERVRQIEVRAFEKLQKAIRNAAVEQKLAG comes from the coding sequence ATGGCGACGATATCCAGCGTTCCGGTCATCAGTTCCGAAAGCAACCTCTCGCGCTACCTCCAGGAAATCCGCAAGTTCCCCATGCTCGCGGCGGAGGAGGAGTACATGCTGGCCAAGCGCTGGCAGGAGATCGAGGATTCGGACGCCGCGCACAAGCTGGTGACCAGCCACCTTCGGCTCGTGGCGAAGATCGCCATGGGCTACCGCGGCTACGGCCTGCCGCTGTCGGAGCTGATCTCCGAGGGCAACGTGGGCATGATGCAGGCGGTGAAGCGGTTCGACCCCGACCGCGGCTTCCGGCTGGCGACCTACGCCATGTGGTGGATTCGCGCCGCCATCCAGGAATACATCCTGCACAGCTGGTCGCTGGTGAAGATGGGCACCACGGCGGCCCAGAAGAAGCTGTTCTTCAACCTGCGCCGCCTGAAGGGCCAGATGCAGGCCATCGAGGAGGGCGACATGTCGCCCGAGCAGGTGCGCCACATCGCCACGACGCTCGACGTGCCGGAGCAGGACGTCGTCAACATGAACCGCCGCCTGGGCGCCCCCGACCATTCGCTGAACGCGCCGCTGCGCGCCGACAGCGAGGGCGAGTGGCAGGACTGGCTGGTCGACGAGACGGCGAACCAGGAAATCTCGCTCGCCGAGAGCGAGGAGCTGGGCAAGCGGCGCAAGCTGCTGACCGCCGCCATGGAGAACCTGAACGAGCGCGAACGCGACATCCTGGTGGAGCGCCGCCTGCGCGACAACCCGACCACGCTGGAGGACCTGTCGCAGAAGTACGGCATCAGCCGCGAGCGGGTGCGCCAGATCGAGGTGCGCGCCTTCGAGAAGCTCCAGAAGGCCATCCGCAACGCCGCGGTGGAGCAGAAGCTGGCCGGCTGA
- a CDS encoding low specificity L-threonine aldolase: MTDAMLTDAFLYDFRSDNVAGAAPEVVNALAAAAVGSADPYGLDPLTASVTRRLSALFEAEVTVFPVATGTAANALALSALVPPYGAVYCHQESHINVDECGAPEMATGGAKLVPLAGEGGKLTPAALTAALAGAGIGVVHRVQPAALSLTQATEAGTVYRPQEVAALSDVAHAHGMAVHMDGARFANALARLGCAPAEVTWKAGVDVLSLGGTKGGCLAAEAVVFFNPALAEDFGFRRKRAGHLVSKGRFLSAQLDAWLADDLWLRLARHANAMADRLSQGLAVLPGAELAYPVEANEIFVRLPAAVADGLEAAGYRFYRWEGDLLRLVTAFDTPQAVVNSFLKIAKDLSEKA; the protein is encoded by the coding sequence ATGACCGACGCCATGCTGACCGACGCCTTCCTGTACGACTTCCGCAGCGACAATGTGGCCGGCGCCGCGCCGGAGGTGGTCAACGCCCTGGCCGCGGCCGCGGTCGGGTCCGCCGACCCCTATGGGCTGGACCCGCTGACCGCCAGCGTGACCCGCCGCCTGTCGGCCCTCTTCGAGGCGGAGGTGACGGTGTTCCCGGTCGCCACCGGGACGGCCGCCAACGCGCTGGCCCTGTCGGCCCTGGTCCCGCCCTACGGCGCGGTCTACTGCCATCAGGAAAGCCACATCAACGTCGACGAGTGCGGCGCGCCGGAAATGGCGACCGGCGGGGCCAAGCTGGTGCCGCTGGCCGGGGAGGGCGGCAAGCTGACCCCCGCCGCCCTGACCGCGGCGCTGGCCGGGGCGGGGATCGGCGTGGTGCACCGGGTGCAGCCCGCCGCCCTCAGCCTGACCCAGGCGACGGAGGCCGGCACGGTCTACCGGCCGCAGGAGGTGGCGGCCCTGTCCGACGTCGCGCACGCCCACGGGATGGCCGTGCATATGGACGGCGCCCGCTTCGCCAACGCGCTGGCCCGGCTGGGCTGCGCCCCGGCGGAGGTGACCTGGAAGGCCGGGGTGGACGTGCTGTCGCTGGGCGGCACCAAGGGCGGCTGCCTCGCCGCGGAGGCGGTGGTGTTCTTCAACCCGGCGCTGGCCGAGGATTTCGGCTTCCGCCGCAAGCGGGCGGGGCATCTGGTGTCCAAGGGCCGCTTCCTGTCGGCGCAGCTCGACGCCTGGCTGGCCGACGATCTGTGGCTGCGGCTGGCCCGCCACGCCAACGCCATGGCCGACCGGCTGTCGCAGGGCCTCGCCGTCCTGCCGGGGGCGGAGCTGGCTTATCCGGTCGAGGCCAACGAAATCTTCGTGCGCCTGCCCGCCGCCGTGGCCGACGGGCTGGAGGCGGCGGGCTACCGCTTCTACCGCTGGGAGGGGGATCTTCTGCGTCTGGTCACCGCCTTCGACACGCCGCAGGCCGTCGTGAATTCTTTTCTGAAAATCGCCAAGGATCTGTCAGAAAAGGCTTGA
- a CDS encoding RluA family pseudouridine synthase encodes MPERTEIDDDEDEYTGTPDGETGEGARQRWSVPDDAVGQRLDKALAAGLPGLSRSRVQALLEKGCVRDGDGRTVTDPSVKVKPGQTFDVFIPEAEPAQPEAQDIPLDVVYEDEDVLVIDKPAGMVVHPAAGNPDGTLVNALLAHCGDSLSGIGGVRRPGIVHRLDKDTSGLMVVAKNDRAHHALTEQFSGRTLSRTYQALVWGVPSPREGRIEGNIGRSSTDRKKMAVVTGGKHAATRYRVVRSFGTALALVECTLETGRTHQIRVHMAHIGHPIVGDPLYGKGRAGRAGGKHASALPEPHRERFVGFPRQALHAVGLTFRHPATGETVRFQAPLPTDIKDLSDFLESL; translated from the coding sequence ATGCCCGAACGCACCGAAATCGACGACGATGAGGACGAATACACCGGAACGCCGGACGGCGAAACCGGCGAAGGCGCGCGGCAGCGCTGGAGCGTTCCGGACGACGCCGTCGGCCAGCGGCTCGACAAGGCCCTGGCGGCGGGGCTTCCCGGCCTGTCGCGGTCGCGCGTGCAGGCGCTGCTGGAGAAGGGCTGCGTTCGGGACGGCGACGGGCGGACGGTCACCGACCCGTCCGTGAAGGTCAAGCCCGGACAAACTTTCGACGTTTTCATACCCGAAGCTGAACCTGCACAGCCCGAGGCCCAGGACATACCCCTGGACGTGGTCTATGAGGATGAGGACGTGTTGGTGATCGACAAGCCTGCGGGCATGGTGGTCCACCCCGCCGCCGGCAATCCGGACGGCACGCTGGTCAACGCCCTGCTCGCCCATTGCGGCGACAGCCTGTCGGGCATCGGCGGCGTGCGGCGTCCGGGGATCGTCCACCGGCTCGACAAGGACACCAGCGGCCTGATGGTCGTCGCCAAGAACGACCGCGCGCACCACGCGCTGACGGAACAGTTCTCCGGCCGCACGCTCAGCCGCACCTACCAGGCGCTCGTCTGGGGCGTCCCCTCCCCCCGCGAGGGGCGGATCGAGGGCAACATCGGGCGCAGCAGCACCGACCGCAAGAAGATGGCCGTGGTCACCGGCGGCAAGCACGCGGCCACCCGCTACCGCGTCGTCCGCTCCTTCGGCACCGCGCTGGCGCTGGTCGAATGCACGCTGGAGACCGGGCGCACCCACCAGATCCGCGTGCACATGGCGCACATCGGCCACCCCATCGTGGGCGACCCGCTCTACGGCAAGGGGCGTGCCGGACGCGCCGGCGGCAAGCACGCCTCAGCCCTGCCGGAACCCCATCGCGAGCGGTTTGTTGGCTTTCCACGGCAGGCGTTGCACGCCGTGGGATTGACCTTCCGGCACCCCGCAACAGGGGAGACGGTCCGCTTCCAGGCGCCGCTACCCACGGATATTAAAGATTTGTCAGATTTCTTAGAATCGCTGTAA
- a CDS encoding serine/threonine protein kinase has protein sequence MPSDAMTAAAADRMMANAEPVKLAERYEIHPNAPLAALNAIGGNAYTAKPLRDKRSEAFAIIGHGATLARTDIAATIASLDNQAHMRLLDWGMVDWPASQGRRLCMIFERPAGKRLMNSLTEATDPIPEDHLTRQIIHPLVAALKELSSRGVVHGAIRPTNLYYRDLASSSLMLGECLSTPPGYGQTVLLETVERGMASPAGRGTGTMADDLYSLGVTLLLLLLGRNPVGAAEDEAILQAKIERGSYPALVGQMRLPLAISEVIRGLLVDDPKQRWTLQDLDLWVAGRRLSPKQPQVPRRAARPLEFQGQDYWHCRTLARAFARHVAPAATVIEGGELDKWLRRSMGDDARAEAVANAVQTASTTGKGGSMAERLVARVCMALDPGAPIRYRGKAMMPDGIGTMLADAFLRGESPQPSAEVLANQLPMFWVSVQSDFRPEFVPMVQNFDQVRGLLDRTGHGLGVERVLYEMNPTMPCISPLVAKQMPTSPAELLRALDWMGAGSERHKDPIDRHVAAFLAVRHRRTDEMLYTQLGSSIEPMRRVIAMLTILADVQARTGTDGLSHLAAWVVSLLDPAFRRFHSRPHQDNVRKQADSAAHNGRLGDLLKIVDDPEALRRDKLEFEAAQIAYREADAEINKLRQSIGDRNSIIESSGRQVAAIVSSLLSTLLVGGIILFFAF, from the coding sequence ATGCCATCCGATGCCATGACCGCAGCCGCCGCGGATCGGATGATGGCCAACGCCGAACCGGTCAAGCTGGCCGAGCGGTACGAAATCCACCCCAACGCGCCGCTCGCCGCGCTCAACGCCATCGGCGGCAACGCCTACACGGCCAAGCCGCTGCGTGACAAGCGCTCCGAAGCCTTCGCCATCATCGGCCACGGCGCCACGCTGGCGCGCACCGACATCGCCGCGACCATCGCCAGCCTCGACAACCAGGCTCACATGCGGCTGCTCGACTGGGGCATGGTGGACTGGCCGGCGAGCCAGGGGCGCCGCCTCTGCATGATCTTCGAGCGTCCGGCGGGCAAGCGGCTGATGAACAGCCTGACCGAAGCCACGGACCCGATCCCCGAAGACCATCTGACCCGCCAGATCATCCATCCGCTGGTCGCGGCGCTGAAGGAGCTGTCGAGCCGCGGCGTGGTCCATGGCGCGATCCGCCCGACCAACCTCTACTACCGCGATCTGGCCTCCAGCAGCCTGATGCTGGGCGAATGCCTGTCCACCCCGCCGGGCTACGGACAGACGGTCCTGCTGGAGACGGTGGAGCGCGGCATGGCCTCGCCGGCCGGGCGCGGCACCGGCACCATGGCCGACGACCTCTATTCGCTGGGCGTCACGCTGCTGCTCCTGCTGCTGGGGCGCAACCCGGTGGGGGCGGCGGAGGACGAGGCGATCCTCCAGGCCAAGATCGAGCGCGGCTCCTACCCGGCGCTGGTCGGCCAGATGCGCCTGCCGCTGGCCATCAGCGAGGTGATCCGCGGCCTGCTGGTGGACGATCCCAAGCAGCGCTGGACGCTCCAGGACCTCGACCTCTGGGTCGCCGGGCGCCGCCTCAGCCCGAAACAGCCGCAGGTGCCGCGCCGCGCCGCCCGGCCGCTGGAGTTCCAGGGGCAGGACTACTGGCACTGCCGCACGCTGGCCCGCGCCTTCGCCCGCCATGTGGCGCCCGCCGCCACCGTCATCGAGGGCGGCGAGCTGGACAAATGGCTGCGCCGCTCCATGGGCGACGACGCGCGGGCCGAGGCGGTGGCGAACGCGGTGCAGACCGCCTCGACCACCGGCAAGGGCGGCAGCATGGCCGAGCGGCTGGTCGCGCGCGTCTGCATGGCGCTGGACCCCGGCGCGCCCATCCGCTACCGCGGCAAGGCGATGATGCCCGACGGCATCGGCACCATGCTGGCCGACGCCTTCCTGCGCGGCGAGTCGCCGCAGCCGTCGGCCGAGGTGCTGGCCAACCAGCTTCCCATGTTCTGGGTGAGCGTGCAGAGCGACTTCCGGCCGGAGTTCGTGCCGATGGTGCAGAACTTCGATCAGGTCCGCGGTCTGCTGGACCGCACGGGCCACGGGCTGGGGGTGGAGCGGGTGCTCTACGAGATGAACCCCACCATGCCCTGCATCAGCCCGCTGGTCGCCAAGCAGATGCCGACCAGCCCGGCGGAGCTGCTGCGCGCGCTCGACTGGATGGGGGCGGGGAGCGAGCGGCACAAGGACCCCATCGACCGCCACGTCGCCGCCTTCCTGGCGGTGCGGCACCGGCGGACCGACGAGATGCTCTACACCCAGCTCGGCTCCAGCATCGAGCCGATGCGCCGGGTGATCGCCATGCTGACCATCCTGGCCGACGTGCAGGCGCGCACCGGCACCGACGGGCTGTCGCACCTCGCCGCCTGGGTGGTCTCCCTGCTCGATCCGGCCTTCCGCCGCTTCCACAGCCGGCCGCACCAGGACAACGTGCGCAAGCAGGCCGACTCCGCCGCCCACAACGGGCGCCTCGGCGACCTGCTGAAGATCGTCGACGATCCGGAGGCGCTGCGCCGCGACAAGCTGGAGTTCGAGGCCGCCCAGATCGCCTACCGCGAGGCCGACGCCGAGATCAACAAGCTGCGGCAGAGCATCGGCGACCGGAACAGCATCATCGAATCCTCGGGCCGGCAGGTGGCGGCCATCGTGTCGAGCCTGCTGTCGACCCTTCTGGTCGGCGGCATCATCCTCTTCTTCGCCTTCTGA